The genome window GGAACGGCTGCGCGCGCTGCAGGCGCCGGTAGAAGCCAGCGGCTGGCAGCCGCTGCAACAGGTAGCTACGCCGTCAACAATAAAGGGCGAAGAGATTAAACGTCCGCCGCAGGCACAGCCCTCTGCAAACGCCACCGTACAGCGCGTGGTGGACAACGTGTGTCAAACGCTGGTGGATCTCGAAAGCGAGCTGAATAAGCTGGATGCCAAAGTGGGCGATGGCGACACCGGTTCTACTTTCGCAGCAGGCGCACGTAAGATCCTGCAGGCCAGCCAGCAACAGATATTACCTTTTAATGAACCTGCACGTTTGCTGACGCTGGTGGGTGAACAGCTGGCGGTGGTGATGGGCGGTTCCAGCGGCGTGCTGATGTCGATTATGTTCACTGCCGCCGGACAGCAGCTGGAAGAGGGCAAACCTTTGCCGCAGGCGCTGATGGCCGGGCTGGAGCGTATGAAACATTATGGTGGTGCCCGCATTGGCGATCGCACGTTAATTGATGCGCTGGAACCGGCGTTACAGGCGCTGGTAGAGGGCAAAGGGCTGAGCGAGGCCGCCGCTGCCGCACATCAGGGCGCAGAATCAACGGCCAGCATGAGCGCGGCGAAAGCGGGACGCTCTTCCTATCTGAATCAGGAGAGTTTGAACGGCGTTAAAGACCCGGGCGCATACGCCGTTGAGCGCGTGTTCGCTGCGTTTAATTAACGCTGCGTGGTTCGGTGCGCTCTGCCAGGCGTGCCGCCACTTGAGTAACATACTGGCGCTGCGGCGTGGCCCGTAGCGCCAGTGCCAGATTGATATTTTCCATGTCCTGAGCGTTTTCTGCCATTTCAACGCTGAGCCTGCCATTTTCGTACAGCCAGCGATAGCGCTGAGCACGCAATCACTCCGTGAGTTTTGCCTCTATGGTTTCGCCTTCGATAATGTGCTCGAAGCTACGCAGCCGTTTGTAAATGGACATCAGGGATACCAGCGTCGACCAGGAGGTAATCAGATACTGGAAAGAGGCGCGCACCTGATCGAAAACATTGGTGATTTGCTGCAGCAAACCCAACGTCAGGGTGCCAGCAATAATCGCCGGAAACAGAATGAATACGCCAAAAACATTATCAACCTGCAGATAAAGAATGCGGATAACATTGAAATAAAGGTAATGAAACCACAGGCGAAAATAGTTATAGCGTACCCGGCTAAACAACTCTTTCACCGTGGGTGGGGCGGCACGTTGAGGATCGTCCTCGCCATAAACCAGCTCTTTACGCCAGGCGGCTTCCACTCGTTGATTACGAAATTCCAGACCCGGCAGCTTGATCCCCACCAGTGCCAGCAATACGGTGCCAAACAGCGACCACATTAACGCCGCTACCACCAGTCCCCAGGGCATTGCGCCCAGCAGCGGAACGCTTTTGACATGCTTCGACAGGGTGACCAGCACCGGTAAAAATGCTACCAGCGTCATAATGGCCTGAATCAGGCCCACACCCCAGGATTCCAGCGTGCCGGAAAAGCGCATGGTGTCATCCTGTACGCGCTGTGCGGCCCCCTCAACGTGACGCAGCTGCGACCAGTGTGCCATATAGCGGTTGTTCATCGCGGTGCGCCAGCGGAATACCCAGTGGCTGATAAAAAAAGCATTAAGCACGCCGATGACCACCGCTATCAGCGCAATGCTAAGGAAAGCGCTAATTTGTTGATAAAAAGCCGCAAGCGATACCGATCCCGCCTTGCTCAGAGCGCGCTGAATTAAATCATAAAACGGGCCGTACCAGGCGTTAATCGCCACGCCAACCTGCACATCAAACCAGGTCATAAACAGAATCAGCGCTGAACCCAACACTGACCAGCGCTGCCATGGATGAGGGCTAAAAATAAACCAGCCTGCGGCAAACAGCGCCGTTGTCAGGGCGAAATAGAGATAAAACCACAGCTCACCGGGCTGAACAAAGCGCCAGGCATTATCCGGCAGCGGCTGACTGGCATAAGCGGCGAACGTCGCCAGATGAAATACCAGCTGACTGGCCTCGGTAAACCAGAACACGATCGCTATCAGGCTGAACAGCGTCGCGGTGCTGAAAAACAGCACAGGTCGGGGGAAAAAACAGCTAAACATAAGCACTCCACAGTAAGGATGGCTCTGTTATAGCCTGCGCAATGTTAATCGTCTGTGGAGGGTTGTGACCAGCCGTTACAGAGGGGCTTTTACTGAGCGCGGCAGCGCAAGCGAGATGTCAGCTTAATGTTAAAAAAATTGTGGTGTTTTGTTTTTTGAAGCTAAAGATTTTACAAAATAACTGTTACAATGCGCGCCTTTGTTACCGGTAACAAAGCATTTACTGCCGGAAAAACCCTTCAGTTACTGATAATTAAAATAACGACCAGGATCAACAGTTGCGCCGTTAGCAACGAGCGCTAAGGCAATGTCATGTCGCAAAACAAAACAAGCACTTCAAGGAGAGATTTTCTCCTGAAAACCATCACCCTGGCGCCTGCCGTGGCGATGGGCACCACCGGGATCGCATCACTTGGACTCAGCAACAGCGCGCAGGCTACCGATAGTGCGCCGCTGGCCGGGCCGCAAACCGCTCGTGATTATCAGCCCGTCTGGTTTTCTGCTGAGGAGTTTGCCTTTATTAAGGCGGCGGTCGCCCGGCTAATTCCGGCTGACGAACGGGGCCCCGGCGCGCTGGAAGCTGGCGTTCCAGAATTCATTGATCGACAAATGAACACGCCATATGCCACCGGCAATAACTGGTATATGCAGGGACCGTTCGATCCTGATGCGCCGAAAGAGCTGGGCTATCAGCTGCCGCTGGTACCGCAACAGATTTATCGCCTTGGCATTGCAGAAGCGGACGCCTGGGCGAAACAGCAGCATGGCAAAGCCTTTGCCGCACTGTCGCCAGCGCAGCAGGACGCGCTGCTGAGCGACTTTGAAAGCAACAAGGCCAGCTTTAAACAGCTGCCAGCAAAAATTTTCTTTGCTTATCTTCTGCAAAATACCCGCGAAGGCTTTTTCTGCGATCCGCTGCACGGCGGCAATCAGCACATGGTGGGCTGGAAGCTGATCGGCTTCCCGGGCGCACGCGCTGACTTTATGGACTGGGTGGAGCGCGGCGAGCGTTATCCCTTCCCGGCGGTATCGATTCGTGGAGAAAGAGCATAAGCATGGCAAACCAGATGAAAAAAGTAGACGCGGTGATTGTCGGCTTCGGCTGGGCCGGGTCGATTATGGCGAAAGAACTCACGGAAGCAGGATTGCAGGTCGTGGCGCTGGAACGCGGTCCGCACCGCGATACTTACCCGGATGGCGCTTACCCGCAGGTAATTGATGAACTGACCTATAACGTTCGTAAAAAGCTGTTCCAGGATCTGTCGAAAAGCACCGTGACCATTCGTCACAACCCTTCCCAGACCGCACAGCCCTATCGTCAGCTGGCGGCGTTTTTACCCGGCACCGGCACCGGCGGCGCTGGCCTTCACTGGTCGG of Pantoea alhagi contains these proteins:
- the sbmA gene encoding peptide antibiotic transporter SbmA; this encodes MFSCFFPRPVLFFSTATLFSLIAIVFWFTEASQLVFHLATFAAYASQPLPDNAWRFVQPGELWFYLYFALTTALFAAGWFIFSPHPWQRWSVLGSALILFMTWFDVQVGVAINAWYGPFYDLIQRALSKAGSVSLAAFYQQISAFLSIALIAVVIGVLNAFFISHWVFRWRTAMNNRYMAHWSQLRHVEGAAQRVQDDTMRFSGTLESWGVGLIQAIMTLVAFLPVLVTLSKHVKSVPLLGAMPWGLVVAALMWSLFGTVLLALVGIKLPGLEFRNQRVEAAWRKELVYGEDDPQRAAPPTVKELFSRVRYNYFRLWFHYLYFNVIRILYLQVDNVFGVFILFPAIIAGTLTLGLLQQITNVFDQVRASFQYLITSWSTLVSLMSIYKRLRSFEHIIEGETIEAKLTE
- a CDS encoding gluconate 2-dehydrogenase subunit 3 family protein — its product is MSQNKTSTSRRDFLLKTITLAPAVAMGTTGIASLGLSNSAQATDSAPLAGPQTARDYQPVWFSAEEFAFIKAAVARLIPADERGPGALEAGVPEFIDRQMNTPYATGNNWYMQGPFDPDAPKELGYQLPLVPQQIYRLGIAEADAWAKQQHGKAFAALSPAQQDALLSDFESNKASFKQLPAKIFFAYLLQNTREGFFCDPLHGGNQHMVGWKLIGFPGARADFMDWVERGERYPFPAVSIRGERA